Proteins co-encoded in one Gossypium arboreum isolate Shixiya-1 chromosome 11, ASM2569848v2, whole genome shotgun sequence genomic window:
- the LOC128283877 gene encoding uncharacterized protein LOC128283877 produces the protein MENPSPRGKEHCKAIMLRSGKRTIKPTTDSIVAPDKELFDILGKEVPQIVTSMRNVQPSKLSTKPKVSTQSDVSLPLPFPKRFKENEQNKQKFMKELLSKKKKLSDMEAIALTEGCSTFLTNKFPSKMNDTKSFTIPCSIGNHYLCKALCNLGSSINLMLLSTFTKLGIGHMKPTVVTLQLADRFLAQPEGQIKDILVPVDKFIFSADFIILDCEIDNEVPIILGRPFLTTGRILIDVYKVIVSTTLDATQEEKLVHILKKHTRAIAWSIVDIQGISPSFCMHKIKCQDEAKESIEKQRRLNENMKEVVKKEIIKSLNVGIIYPISNSNWVTPVQCVHKKVAS, from the exons ATGGAAAATCCCAGTCCAAGGGGGAAAGAACACTGCAAGGCTATCATGCTTAGGAGTGGTAAACGAACTATCAAGCCGACTACAGACTCTATTGTAGCACCAGACAAAGAGCTTTTCGATATACTAGGCAAAGAAGTTCCACAAATTGTCACTTCTATGCGTAATGTCCAACCTTCAAAACTGTCGACAAAACCAAAGGTGTCAACTCAATCAGATGTATCTCTACCCTTACCTTTTCCAAAAAGATTCAAGGAGAATGAGCAGAATAAGCA GAAATTTATGAAAGAGCTCTTGTCCAAGAAGAAGAAGCTCAGTGATATGGAAGCTATTGCACTCACAGAGGGCTGTAGCACTTTTTTGACAAATAAGTTTCCCTCAAAAATGAATGATACTAAGAGCTTTACTATCCCATGTTCAATTGGCAATCATTATTTGTGCAAGGCATTATGCAACTTGGGATCTAGCATCAACCTAATGCTGCTATCAACTTTTACAAAGTTGGGAATTGGTCACATGAAACCTACTGTAGTGACATTGCAACTAGCTGATCGATTCTTGGCTCAACCTGAAGGGCAAATCAAAGATATCTTAGTTCCTGTGGATAAATTCATTTTTTCAGCTGATTTTATCATACTTGACTGTGAGATAGACAATGAGGTTCCCATAATCTTGGGACGACCATTTTTAACCACCGGACGAATTCTTATTGATGTTTACAAAG TTATTGTCTCCACAACACTGGATGCAACTCAAGAAGAGAAATTGGTCCATATTCTTAAGAAACATACACGAGCTATTGCTTGGAGTATTGTTGATATCCAAGGCATTAGTCCATCTTTTTGCATGCACAAGATCAAGTGTCAAGATGAAGCGAAGGAGTCAATTGAGAAACAAAGAAGATTAAATGAGaatatgaaggaagttgttaagaaAGAAATTATAAAGTCGCTTAATGTTGGAATTATCTACCCTATTTCTAATAGCAATTGGGTAACTCCAGTGCAATGCGTTCATAAAAAAGTGGCATCATAG